From a single Hymenobacter sp. YIM 151500-1 genomic region:
- a CDS encoding glycosyltransferase family 9 protein yields MKILILRFSSIGDIVLTTPVVRCVKQQVPGAVVHYATKPAFRGILESNPYVDRVHCLTGSLGELVEELRAERFDFVLDLHHNLRTTLLKARLGVKSAAFDKLNWRKWLLVSLKINVLPRVHIVERYLAAAAPLGVRNDGKGLDYFIPPQDEVDLSALPAGFQQGYVAFAIGAQHATKRLPVERIIELCGLLRQPVVLLGGPADESTGHTVELAFDQGAATSPAPVRQIPESPYYFPKSPSSPAPQTLIYNACGQYSLNQSASLLRQARFVVSHDTGLMHIAAALHKEIFSVWGNTVPEFGMYPYRTEFRVLEVPGLYCRPCSKIGYEKCPQGHFRCMRDIRFDLDLPPPRDGR; encoded by the coding sequence ATGAAAATCCTAATTCTACGCTTTTCTTCCATTGGCGACATTGTGCTGACTACGCCGGTGGTACGCTGCGTGAAGCAGCAGGTGCCGGGGGCGGTGGTGCACTACGCCACCAAGCCGGCCTTTCGGGGCATTCTGGAGTCGAACCCCTACGTGGACCGGGTGCACTGCCTGACCGGCTCGTTGGGAGAGTTGGTGGAAGAGCTGCGCGCCGAGCGGTTCGACTTTGTACTTGACCTGCACCACAACCTGCGCACCACCCTGCTCAAAGCCCGGCTGGGCGTGAAGTCGGCGGCGTTTGATAAGCTGAACTGGCGCAAGTGGCTGCTGGTGAGCCTGAAAATCAACGTCTTGCCCCGCGTGCACATCGTGGAGCGCTACCTGGCCGCGGCCGCGCCCCTGGGCGTGCGCAACGACGGCAAGGGGCTTGACTACTTCATTCCGCCCCAGGACGAAGTAGACCTGAGCGCCCTGCCAGCGGGGTTTCAGCAGGGCTACGTGGCCTTTGCCATCGGGGCCCAGCACGCCACCAAGCGCCTGCCCGTAGAGCGGATTATCGAGCTGTGCGGCCTGCTGCGCCAGCCCGTGGTGCTGCTGGGCGGCCCCGCCGACGAAAGCACCGGCCACACCGTGGAACTGGCCTTCGACCAGGGCGCCGCTACCTCGCCCGCGCCCGTCCGGCAAATTCCGGAAAGCCCGTACTACTTTCCTAAGTCCCCCAGTTCCCCAGCCCCCCAGACCCTCATCTACAATGCCTGCGGGCAATACTCGCTGAATCAGTCGGCCTCTTTGCTGCGGCAGGCGCGGTTCGTAGTCAGCCACGATACGGGGCTGATGCACATTGCGGCGGCCTTGCACAAGGAGATTTTCAGCGTGTGGGGCAACACCGTGCCGGAGTTTGGCATGTATCCCTACCGCACCGAGTTCCGGGTGCTGGAAGTGCCGGGCCTGTACTGCCGCCCCTGCTCCAAAATCGGCTACGAAAAGTGCCCCCAGGGTCACTTCCGCTGCATGCGCGACATCCGCTTCGACCTCGACCTGCCCCCGCCGCGGGACGGACGGTAG
- a CDS encoding OsmC family protein produces MAESADKTVVVKVGPEALLADVQAGRHTWLVDEPADVGGQDRGPTPYDLLLSALGACTAITLRLYATQKKWPLEGIEVRLRHQRVHQQDCEQCEQAGHMLEEVQKELRLLGPLTTEQRQRLEAISAKCPVQKTLTGSLRIVTSLVEETLIEE; encoded by the coding sequence ATGGCTGAATCTGCTGATAAAACGGTAGTGGTAAAAGTGGGCCCCGAGGCCCTGCTGGCCGATGTGCAGGCCGGCCGCCACACCTGGCTGGTCGACGAGCCCGCCGACGTGGGCGGGCAGGACCGGGGCCCCACGCCCTACGACCTGCTGCTGTCGGCGCTGGGCGCGTGCACGGCCATTACTCTGCGCCTCTACGCTACCCAAAAGAAGTGGCCCTTGGAAGGCATAGAGGTGCGCCTGCGCCACCAGCGCGTGCACCAGCAGGACTGTGAGCAGTGCGAGCAGGCCGGCCACATGCTGGAAGAGGTGCAGAAAGAATTGCGCCTGCTCGGCCCCCTCACCACCGAGCAGCGCCAGCGTCTCGAAGCTATTTCCGCCAAGTGTCCCGTCCAGAAGACCCTCACCGGCAGCCTCCGCATCGTGACCTCGCTTGTAGAAGAGACGCTTATAGAAGAATAG
- a CDS encoding UBP-type zinc finger domain-containing protein, translated as MAICTHLQAIETLIPAPAEHVCPECVALGDQWVHLRVCQTCGHVGCCDSSKNKHATGHFRATQHPVVTSAEPGEQWAWCYQDEQLAEY; from the coding sequence ATGGCTATCTGCACTCACCTCCAAGCTATTGAAACCCTGATTCCGGCGCCGGCCGAGCACGTTTGCCCGGAGTGCGTAGCCCTGGGCGACCAATGGGTGCACCTGCGCGTGTGCCAGACCTGCGGCCACGTCGGCTGCTGCGACTCGTCCAAGAACAAGCACGCCACCGGTCACTTCCGCGCCACCCAGCACCCGGTAGTTACTTCGGCCGAGCCCGGCGAGCAGTGGGCCTGGTGCTACCAGGACGAGCAGCTGGCCGAATACTAA
- the serS gene encoding serine--tRNA ligase, whose amino-acid sequence MLQVSVLREHPDAVLAGLAKKHYKTAEADVQAVLALDQRRKDLQTAHDTAQAEANELARQIGALMKSGDKAGAETLKARTAELKQHTKQHADELSQVEIALQQALYKLPNLPHTSVPEGRTAQDNEVVREVGARPELPASAQPHWELIKKLDIIDFELGNKITGAGFPVYKNQGARLQRALINFFLDEARAAGYDEIQPPILVNEASGYGTGQLPDKDGQMYHDAQDNLYLIPTAEVPITNLYRDEIIQPEKLPIRNAGYTPCFRREAGSWGADVRGLNRLHQFDKVEIVQIAHPDHSYAQLEEMLAHIEGLLQKLELPYRVLRLCGGDMSFTSALTYDLEVWSAAQGRWLEVSSASNFESYQANRLKLRYRTENGKTQLLHTLNGSALALPRIVAALLENNQQADGSIRLPQVLHRYCGFEKITA is encoded by the coding sequence ATGCTGCAAGTTTCCGTACTGAGAGAGCACCCCGACGCGGTGCTGGCTGGCCTGGCCAAAAAGCACTATAAAACGGCCGAGGCCGACGTGCAGGCCGTACTGGCCCTGGACCAGCGCCGCAAAGACCTGCAAACCGCCCACGACACGGCCCAGGCCGAAGCCAACGAGCTGGCCCGCCAGATTGGGGCCCTGATGAAGTCGGGCGACAAAGCCGGCGCCGAAACCCTGAAGGCCCGCACCGCCGAGCTAAAGCAGCACACCAAGCAGCACGCCGACGAGCTGAGCCAGGTGGAAATTGCCCTTCAGCAGGCTCTCTACAAGCTGCCCAACCTGCCCCACACCAGCGTACCCGAAGGCCGCACGGCCCAGGATAATGAAGTGGTGCGCGAAGTAGGCGCCCGGCCCGAGCTGCCGGCTTCGGCCCAGCCGCACTGGGAGCTGATCAAGAAGCTCGACATCATTGACTTCGAGCTGGGCAACAAAATCACGGGCGCCGGCTTCCCGGTGTACAAAAACCAGGGTGCCCGCCTGCAACGCGCCCTCATCAACTTCTTCCTCGACGAGGCCCGCGCCGCCGGCTACGACGAAATCCAGCCGCCCATTCTGGTAAACGAAGCCTCCGGCTACGGCACCGGCCAGCTGCCCGACAAGGACGGGCAGATGTACCACGACGCCCAGGATAATCTGTACCTGATTCCGACGGCCGAGGTGCCCATCACCAACCTCTACCGCGACGAAATCATCCAGCCCGAGAAGCTGCCCATCCGCAATGCCGGCTACACGCCCTGCTTCCGCCGGGAGGCCGGCTCCTGGGGCGCCGATGTGCGCGGCCTCAACCGCCTGCATCAGTTCGATAAGGTGGAAATCGTGCAGATTGCCCACCCCGACCACAGCTACGCGCAGCTAGAGGAAATGCTGGCCCACATCGAAGGCCTTTTGCAGAAGCTGGAGCTGCCCTACCGCGTGCTGCGCCTCTGCGGCGGCGACATGAGCTTCACCTCGGCCCTCACCTACGACCTGGAGGTGTGGAGCGCCGCCCAAGGCCGCTGGCTGGAAGTAAGCTCGGCCAGCAACTTTGAAAGCTACCAGGCCAACCGCCTCAAGCTGCGCTACCGCACCGAAAACGGGAAAACCCAGCTTCTGCACACGCTCAACGGCTCGGCCCTGGCCCTGCCCCGCATCGTGGCGGCCCTGCTCGAAAACAACCAGCAAGCCGACGGCAGCATCCGCTTGCCCCAGGTGCTGCACCGCTACTGCGGGTTCGAGAAAATCACAGCCTAA
- the rho gene encoding transcription termination factor Rho — MYTIDELKDRLLSELKEIAEKLNVGNFKKLSKQDLIYKILDQQAITPPDKLPQKIKPATASAEAAPAAAEPAPALAEAAPVAAVPAKAPRAARPARPATRREPARAATAEASDVAVAEEEAPAAAVAAPAPLVDAPQIAIPAPAESLDGSADGLVDGAADPDRPVKLYQRPERRPRTDRAGRPVPAPTANGPAPETATAPEAAGEAVPAEAPAPEAPAAPAEAPAPAPRPQENGRADGRAFRDGREFRHDQPRPDGRADRPEPPRPDGAPRNDQPREPRPEAPRAEFRHDAPRDNRDPNRPLRDGSRPDARDMREQRREERFAAREMQRQQRQEQRQEVRTGTAEQPRPSRAVEFDITIPGDGTLEMMPDGGYGFLRSPFYNYLASPDDIYVAPQQIKQFALKAGDTVKCTIRPPRDGEKYYALVGVDSINGRSVEEARDRIPFNNLTPLFAEERLKLATKPSQYSTRILDLFAPIGKGQRGLIVAQPKTGKTVLLQEIANAISENHPEVYLMILLIDERPEEVTDMARSVKAEVLSSTFDETADRHVKIATIAMEKAKRLVECGHDVVILLDSITRLARAYNTVQPASGKILSGGVDANALHKPKRFFGAARNVEDGGSLTIIATALIETGSKMDEVIFEEFKGTGNMELQLDRKLANKRIFPAIDVPASGTRREDLLMSKDELNRVWVLRKFMSDMTASEAMEFLKDRMKGTKDNDEFLMAMNG, encoded by the coding sequence ATGTACACTATTGATGAGCTGAAGGACCGTTTGCTGTCCGAATTGAAAGAAATTGCCGAAAAGCTAAACGTCGGAAACTTCAAGAAACTCAGCAAGCAGGACCTCATTTACAAGATTCTTGACCAGCAGGCCATTACGCCGCCCGACAAGTTGCCCCAGAAGATAAAGCCCGCTACGGCTTCCGCCGAGGCTGCTCCCGCTGCTGCTGAGCCTGCTCCGGCTTTGGCCGAAGCGGCTCCGGTGGCCGCCGTTCCAGCCAAGGCCCCGCGGGCTGCCCGTCCCGCCCGCCCGGCTACCCGCCGGGAGCCCGCCCGTGCCGCAACAGCCGAAGCCTCGGATGTTGCCGTAGCCGAAGAGGAAGCTCCTGCTGCCGCCGTAGCCGCGCCGGCCCCGCTTGTGGATGCGCCCCAAATTGCCATACCAGCGCCCGCCGAGTCTTTGGATGGCTCTGCTGATGGCTTGGTCGATGGCGCGGCTGACCCCGACCGGCCCGTGAAGCTCTATCAGCGCCCGGAGCGCCGCCCCCGCACCGACCGTGCCGGCCGCCCCGTGCCGGCTCCCACGGCTAATGGCCCGGCCCCGGAAACTGCTACTGCCCCTGAAGCTGCTGGTGAGGCAGTGCCCGCCGAAGCTCCGGCTCCGGAAGCCCCAGCCGCTCCGGCCGAGGCCCCCGCTCCGGCACCCCGGCCCCAGGAAAACGGCCGCGCCGATGGGCGGGCTTTCCGCGACGGCCGCGAGTTCCGGCACGACCAGCCCCGCCCCGATGGCCGCGCCGACCGCCCCGAACCGCCCCGCCCCGACGGCGCCCCGCGCAACGACCAGCCCCGCGAGCCGCGGCCCGAGGCCCCCCGCGCCGAGTTCCGCCACGATGCCCCGCGCGACAACCGCGACCCGAACCGCCCCCTGCGCGACGGCAGCCGTCCCGACGCCCGCGACATGCGGGAACAGCGCCGCGAGGAGCGGTTTGCCGCGCGGGAGATGCAGCGCCAGCAGCGGCAAGAGCAGCGCCAGGAAGTACGTACGGGCACCGCCGAGCAGCCCCGGCCTTCCCGCGCCGTGGAGTTCGACATCACCATTCCGGGTGATGGCACGCTGGAAATGATGCCCGATGGTGGCTACGGCTTCCTGCGCAGCCCGTTCTACAACTACCTGGCCTCGCCCGACGACATCTACGTGGCGCCCCAACAGATCAAGCAGTTTGCCCTGAAGGCCGGCGACACGGTGAAGTGCACCATCCGCCCGCCCCGCGACGGCGAGAAGTACTACGCGCTGGTGGGCGTGGACAGCATCAACGGCCGCTCGGTGGAAGAGGCCCGTGACCGTATCCCGTTCAACAACCTCACGCCGCTGTTTGCCGAGGAACGCCTGAAGCTGGCCACCAAGCCCAGCCAGTACAGCACCCGCATCCTCGACCTGTTTGCACCCATCGGCAAGGGCCAGCGGGGCCTGATTGTGGCCCAGCCCAAAACGGGTAAAACGGTGCTGCTCCAGGAAATTGCCAACGCCATCAGCGAGAACCATCCAGAGGTGTATCTGATGATTCTGCTCATCGACGAGCGCCCGGAGGAGGTAACTGACATGGCCCGCTCGGTGAAGGCCGAAGTGCTTAGCTCGACCTTTGACGAAACGGCCGACCGCCACGTGAAAATTGCCACCATTGCCATGGAAAAGGCCAAGCGCCTCGTGGAGTGCGGCCACGACGTGGTAATTCTGCTCGACTCCATCACCCGCCTAGCCCGCGCCTACAACACGGTGCAGCCGGCTTCGGGCAAGATTTTGTCGGGTGGTGTGGATGCCAATGCTTTGCACAAGCCCAAGCGCTTCTTCGGGGCGGCCCGCAACGTGGAAGATGGCGGCTCACTCACCATCATTGCCACGGCCCTCATCGAAACCGGCTCCAAGATGGACGAGGTAATCTTCGAGGAATTCAAAGGCACCGGCAACATGGAACTGCAGCTGGACCGTAAGCTGGCCAACAAGCGCATCTTCCCGGCCATCGACGTGCCGGCCTCCGGTACCCGCCGCGAAGACCTGCTCATGAGCAAGGACGAGCTAAACCGGGTGTGGGTGCTGCGCAAGTTTATGTCGGACATGACGGCCTCCGAAGCCATGGAGTTCCTCAAAGACCGTATGAAAGGCACCAAGGACAACGACGAGTTCCTGATGGCCATGAACGGCTAG
- a CDS encoding DsbA family protein, which produces MAQHDLPELLYIYDAYCGWCYGMSPVLLRVQEAFSDRLTVNVLSGGMLTGEQAEPIGEGWDYISQAMPQVERATGVQFGEAYKQLGAQGTYWQDSEAPARALYVFRQLDELQRVLPFAHDVQRALFWAGRDLNQAATYEPLVETYRLPAASFRRLFDLPETAAAVQQEFGAVRRIGVQGFPTVILRVGAQGYVLARGFQPYDVFVAGLEQALAQAEEEQTGR; this is translated from the coding sequence ATGGCACAGCATGACCTCCCCGAACTTCTTTATATCTACGATGCGTACTGTGGCTGGTGCTACGGCATGAGCCCGGTGCTGCTGCGCGTGCAAGAGGCCTTTTCCGACCGCCTGACCGTGAATGTGCTCAGCGGCGGCATGCTAACCGGCGAGCAGGCCGAACCCATCGGGGAAGGCTGGGACTACATCAGCCAGGCTATGCCCCAGGTGGAGCGCGCTACGGGCGTGCAGTTTGGGGAGGCATACAAGCAGCTGGGGGCGCAGGGCACGTATTGGCAAGACTCGGAGGCCCCGGCGCGGGCGCTGTACGTGTTTCGGCAGCTGGATGAGTTGCAGCGGGTGCTGCCCTTCGCCCACGATGTGCAGCGGGCCTTGTTCTGGGCAGGGCGTGACCTTAACCAAGCTGCCACCTATGAGCCGCTCGTGGAAACATATAGGCTGCCGGCCGCCAGCTTCCGGCGCCTGTTTGACCTGCCCGAAACCGCTGCCGCTGTGCAGCAGGAGTTTGGGGCCGTGCGCCGTATCGGGGTGCAGGGCTTCCCCACCGTTATTTTGCGCGTCGGCGCCCAGGGCTACGTGCTGGCCCGCGGCTTTCAGCCCTACGATGTATTCGTGGCCGGCCTCGAACAGGCTTTGGCACAGGCTGAAGAAGAGCAGACTGGCCGGTAG
- a CDS encoding UbiA family prenyltransferase — MTLAAYRRALPLLRIPFSLYLMPVFWFGLSAMPRPFSEWRALGVFLVLHGLAYPASNGYNSYYDRDEGSIGGLKHPPKVSAELLHLVWLFDGLAVLGSALLSLPFAGLVVVYLLVSKAYSYEGIRLKKYPLISTVVVVVFQGAYTFLMTQVGVGASTAELLAPTNLGLALVSTIFLCGSYPLTQVYQHEEDAQRGDLTLSLRLGIRGTFVWAGLALALGAALLAFIYLHRRTPHHLLIFLAATGPVVMLFGRWARAVWQDAAAADFEHTMRMNQVSSVCLSLAFVLMLLWP; from the coding sequence ATGACACTAGCTGCCTACCGCCGGGCCTTGCCCTTGCTCCGCATTCCATTCTCGCTCTACCTCATGCCCGTGTTCTGGTTTGGGCTGAGTGCCATGCCGCGGCCATTCAGCGAGTGGCGGGCCCTGGGTGTGTTTCTGGTGCTGCACGGGCTGGCCTACCCGGCCTCCAACGGCTACAACAGCTACTACGACCGGGACGAAGGCAGCATCGGGGGGCTGAAGCACCCGCCCAAAGTTTCGGCGGAGCTGCTGCATCTGGTGTGGCTGTTTGATGGGCTGGCCGTGCTGGGCTCGGCCTTGCTTAGCCTGCCATTTGCAGGGCTGGTTGTCGTGTATTTGCTGGTGTCGAAAGCCTACAGCTACGAGGGTATCCGCCTGAAGAAGTATCCGCTGATTAGTACGGTGGTGGTGGTGGTGTTTCAGGGCGCCTACACATTTCTGATGACGCAGGTGGGCGTGGGCGCCAGCACGGCCGAGCTGCTGGCGCCTACCAACCTAGGGTTGGCCTTGGTCAGCACCATCTTCTTGTGCGGCTCCTATCCGCTCACCCAGGTGTACCAGCACGAAGAAGATGCCCAGCGCGGCGACTTAACCCTGAGCTTGCGGCTGGGAATCCGGGGCACGTTTGTGTGGGCGGGTCTGGCCCTGGCCCTGGGTGCGGCCCTGCTGGCTTTCATCTACCTGCACCGCCGTACCCCGCACCACTTGCTGATTTTTCTAGCCGCCACTGGTCCTGTGGTAATGCTGTTCGGGCGCTGGGCCCGCGCCGTGTGGCAGGATGCCGCCGCCGCCGACTTCGAGCATACCATGCGCATGAACCAGGTGTCGTCGGTGTGCCTGAGCCTGGCTTTCGTGCTGATGCTGCTCTGGCCCTGA
- a CDS encoding class I SAM-dependent methyltransferase, translated as MKLRLQLFEFEDQPWFPAVIRAGMMDYLRFMISALGTYRPIVPLLAQALRRTGSAELLELGAGAGGGTEGILHELRQSSLPEARICLTDLYPQPAAWQLLAARTPGLAFEASAVDATAVPAHLRGFRVIFSAFHHFPPPLAEQILADAVRQRAGIGVFEGAGKHWLEIGLALTVLPVAQLLATPFMRPFRLSRLFFTYVVPLIPLFTIWDGCVSILRLYPPEQLLALARRADPQNAYTWQAGKVRHWWGPEVTYLLGTPNNVA; from the coding sequence GTGAAGCTCCGCCTCCAGCTATTCGAGTTTGAAGACCAGCCCTGGTTTCCGGCCGTTATTCGGGCGGGTATGATGGATTACCTGCGGTTCATGATTTCGGCGCTGGGTACCTACCGGCCCATTGTGCCGCTGCTGGCCCAGGCCCTGCGCCGCACGGGTAGCGCCGAGCTGCTGGAGCTGGGTGCCGGCGCGGGTGGCGGCACCGAGGGCATCTTGCATGAGTTGCGCCAGAGCAGCCTGCCCGAGGCGCGCATCTGCCTCACCGACCTGTACCCCCAGCCGGCAGCCTGGCAGTTGCTGGCAGCCCGCACACCCGGCCTAGCCTTCGAGGCTTCGGCCGTGGATGCCACGGCTGTGCCGGCGCACCTGCGCGGGTTTCGGGTTATCTTTTCGGCGTTTCACCATTTCCCGCCGCCCCTGGCCGAGCAGATTCTGGCCGATGCCGTGCGGCAACGGGCCGGGATTGGGGTGTTTGAAGGGGCGGGCAAGCACTGGCTGGAAATCGGGCTGGCTCTGACGGTGCTGCCCGTGGCCCAGCTGCTGGCCACGCCTTTTATGCGGCCGTTTCGGCTGAGCCGGCTGTTTTTCACCTACGTAGTGCCCCTGATTCCGCTGTTCACCATCTGGGACGGCTGCGTATCGATTCTGCGGCTCTACCCACCCGAGCAACTGCTGGCCCTGGCCCGCCGCGCCGATCCGCAAAATGCCTATACCTGGCAGGCCGGCAAGGTGCGGCATTGGTGGGGTCCGGAAGTGACGTATCTGCTGGGTACGCCCAACAATGTAGCGTAA
- a CDS encoding winged helix-turn-helix domain-containing protein translates to MKHVIHTLNKAFDNRVRLGVMAVLMANDAVSFNELKEALDLTDGNLASHVAALEKAGYVLVSKQFVGKKPNTTYSASAEGKTAFQDHLAALEKLLRGNS, encoded by the coding sequence TTGAAACACGTCATCCACACGCTCAACAAGGCTTTCGACAACCGGGTGCGGTTGGGCGTCATGGCGGTGCTCATGGCGAATGACGCGGTGAGCTTCAACGAGCTAAAGGAGGCCTTGGACTTGACCGACGGCAACCTGGCCAGCCACGTGGCGGCCCTCGAAAAAGCTGGCTACGTGCTCGTAAGCAAGCAGTTCGTCGGCAAGAAGCCGAATACCACGTACTCGGCTTCCGCGGAGGGCAAAACCGCCTTTCAAGACCATTTGGCCGCTTTGGAAAAATTGCTGCGGGGCAACAGCTAA
- a CDS encoding DUF4153 domain-containing protein — MSTLSSSLPLPAATSQERPVAVPLTTLQKLLIPAGAILFDVLFWQQGVGLNLALYTAFVVAATVAGLPRHAPVWHSSYFRLLLLGTLLSTSGVLWTGSAAAQLACVASLIMLLGYVNQPHLKLVVYALLTALAGAARAVPGLLPYLRLPRSGASRWSRTRFYGRLLVLPVVVLGVFHLLFSVANPRYDALASAAFARVGEWLLALLPGLSPLRVLFFGLGLVLTAGALVVVPFHFFQDQESRLGEFVRRQRDRVASFGVRRPDFRNQSFRVLDLRKEYLAALAVFGLVNLLLLIVNLIDINWIWFGFEPSPGFDLTQFVHEGTYVLILSILVAMGIVLWFFRRNLNFYAPGLVLLRWGATVWTVQNAVLVVSVGLRNYYYIVHTGLAYKRIGVYGFLLLTVFGLVTVLLKVWQRRSAYGLVRLNSLAAYCLLLVLALGNWEVWIVRYNLQPRFQTVDLGFLLNMPERVLPEVAARQDVLSGMTRIILSPPGTYTETTGTPEQGRAAIQARIEDWRRRYPRYHSWHDWTYAESRAFAQLSKP; from the coding sequence ATGAGCACACTATCTTCTTCGCTGCCCCTGCCGGCGGCTACCTCGCAGGAGCGGCCGGTGGCCGTGCCCCTTACCACCTTGCAAAAGCTGCTGATTCCGGCCGGGGCCATTCTCTTTGACGTGCTGTTCTGGCAGCAGGGCGTGGGGCTGAACCTGGCCTTGTACACCGCATTCGTAGTGGCCGCCACCGTGGCAGGCCTGCCGCGGCACGCGCCGGTGTGGCACTCCTCTTACTTTCGGCTGCTGCTGCTGGGCACCCTGCTCAGCACGAGCGGCGTACTCTGGACCGGTTCGGCGGCCGCCCAGCTGGCTTGCGTGGCCTCGCTCATCATGCTGCTGGGCTACGTCAACCAGCCCCACCTTAAGCTGGTGGTGTACGCCTTGCTCACGGCCCTGGCCGGCGCCGCGCGGGCAGTGCCGGGGCTGCTGCCCTACCTGCGGCTGCCACGCAGCGGCGCGAGCCGCTGGAGCCGCACCCGTTTCTACGGGCGCCTGCTGGTGCTGCCCGTGGTGGTGCTCGGGGTGTTTCACCTGCTGTTCAGCGTTGCCAATCCGCGCTACGACGCCCTGGCTTCGGCCGCCTTTGCGCGGGTAGGGGAGTGGCTGCTGGCCCTGTTGCCGGGGTTGTCGCCACTGCGGGTGCTGTTTTTTGGGCTGGGGCTGGTGCTCACGGCCGGGGCGCTGGTAGTGGTGCCCTTCCACTTCTTCCAGGACCAGGAGTCGCGCCTGGGCGAGTTTGTGCGCCGGCAGCGCGACCGGGTGGCTTCGTTCGGGGTGCGGCGGCCCGATTTTCGGAATCAAAGCTTCCGGGTGCTCGACCTGCGCAAGGAATACCTGGCGGCCCTGGCCGTGTTTGGGCTGGTAAACCTGTTGCTGCTCATTGTCAACCTGATTGACATTAACTGGATTTGGTTCGGCTTCGAGCCCAGCCCTGGGTTCGACCTCACGCAGTTTGTGCACGAGGGCACCTACGTGCTCATCCTGAGCATTCTGGTAGCCATGGGCATTGTGCTGTGGTTTTTCCGCCGCAACCTCAACTTCTACGCCCCCGGCCTGGTCCTGCTGCGCTGGGGCGCTACGGTGTGGACCGTGCAAAATGCCGTGCTCGTGGTGTCGGTGGGTTTGCGCAACTACTACTACATCGTGCACACGGGCTTGGCCTACAAGCGCATCGGGGTGTATGGATTTCTGCTGCTGACGGTGTTTGGGCTGGTCACGGTGCTACTGAAAGTGTGGCAGCGCCGCTCGGCCTACGGGTTGGTGCGCCTCAACTCCCTGGCTGCCTACTGCCTGCTGCTAGTCCTGGCCCTCGGCAATTGGGAAGTGTGGATCGTGCGCTACAACCTTCAGCCTCGCTTCCAGACCGTAGACCTGGGCTTCCTGCTGAACATGCCCGAGCGGGTACTGCCCGAAGTAGCCGCCCGCCAAGACGTGCTGAGCGGTATGACGCGCATCATCCTCAGCCCGCCCGGCACCTACACGGAAACTACCGGCACCCCGGAGCAAGGCCGCGCCGCCATCCAGGCCCGCATAGAAGACTGGCGCCGCCGCTACCCCCGCTACCACAGCTGGCACGACTGGACCTACGCCGAGTCCCGCGCCTTTGCCCAATTATCCAAGCCGTAG